The following are encoded in a window of Sminthopsis crassicaudata isolate SCR6 chromosome 3, ASM4859323v1, whole genome shotgun sequence genomic DNA:
- the GPR45 gene encoding putative G-protein coupled receptor 45, producing MACNSTPTDSYDSLLLNMSSLSPASRSVVLSTPLRILLALVMMLMIAVGFFGNAIVCLIVYQKPAMRSAINLLLATLAFSDIMLSLFCMPFMAVTMITVHWHFGAYFCRFSAMLYWFFVLEGVAILLIISVDRFLIIVQRQDKLSPGRAKVMIAVSWALSFCISFPSLVGWTFVEVPTRAPQCVLGYTEFPADRAYAVILLVTVFFVPFSVMLYSYLCILNTVRRNAIRVHNHTESLCLSQVSKLGLMGLQRPHPLNIDMSFKTRAFSTIFILFIGFSFCWLPHTIFSLMSVFSRKFYYSSSFYITSTYVLWLSYLKSVFNPVIYCWRIKKFREACMEFLPKTFKIFPKMPGRTRRRIHPSTIYVCNEHQSAV from the coding sequence atggcTTGCAACAGTACTCCCACTGATTCTTATGATTCCCTTTTGCTGAATATGAGCAGCCTGTCCCCAGCATCCAGATCTGTGGTTTTGTCCACCCCACTCAGGATTCTGTTGGCATTAGTCATGATGCTGATGATTGCCGTTGGATTCTTCGGCAATGCCATTGTCTGCCTCATCGTGTACCAGAAACCCGCCATGCGTTCAGCCATTAATCTGCTCTTGGCAACCTTGGCTTTTTCTGATATCATGCTGTCCTTGTTTTGTATGCCTTTCATGGCAGTCACCATGATCACTGTGCACTGGCATTTTGGTGCCTACTTTTGCCGTTTTTCAGCCATGCTTTATTGGTTTTTTGTCTTGGAAGGTGTTGCCATCCTCCTCATCATCAGTGTAGACCGCTTCCTCATCATTGTCCAGCGCCAAGACAAACTGAGTCCTGGAAGGGCCAAGGTGATGATTGCAGTCTCCTGGGCTCTGTCCTTCTGTATTTCATTTCCCTCCCTAGTGGGCTGGACTTTTGTGGAAGTGCCTACCCGGGCCCCTCAGTGTGTGCTGGGTTACACAGAGTTTCCAGCAGACCGGGCTTATGCTGTGATACTGCTGGTAACAGTTTTCTTTGTACCATTCAGCGTCATGCTCTATTCCTATTTATGCATCCTAAACACTGTGCGCAGGAACGCCATCAGAGTCCACAATCACACTGAGAGCCTCTGCCTGAGCCAGGTGAGCAAACTGGGACTGATGGGTCTCCAGCGGCCACACCCACTGAACATCGACATGAGCTTCAAAACAAGGGCCTTCTCTACTATCTTCATCCTCTTCATTGGCTTTTCCTTCTGTTGGTTGCCTCATACTATATTCAGCCTCATGTCTGTGTTTAGCCGGAAGTTTTACTACAGCTCTTCTTTCTATATTACCAGTACCTATGTTCTGTGGCTTAGTTACCTCAAGTCTGTCTTCAACCCTGTCATTTACTGCTGGAGAATCAAGAAATTCCGTGAAGCTTGCATGGAGTTTCTACCCAAAACATTCAAGATCTTCCCCAAAATGCCTGGACGGACAAGGAGGAGGATCCATCCAAGTACCATCTATGTTTGCAATGAGCATCAGTCAGCAGTTTAG